From the Jilunia laotingensis genome, the window CCCTGTTTGACATATCGGTATATATTCTTTTACCCATGCAGTTGTCTCTAGGAATTCTGTTGGCATTTATTATTTATGAGAAGCTTCGTCTTCCTGAATATCTTGAAGTGCGGCAACTGGTGTGTTCATTACTTCATCGGAAAAATAAATTGGATAATAAACAAATATGGACGAAAAACTAATAACAGTTACTTCTCCCCTTCTTCCCTCCCTGGACGACTTCTTACCTTACTTGCAGGACATCTGGGATCGTAAGTGGCTGACCAATAACGGTCACTACCATCAGGAGCTGGAGAAGGCCCTGTGCGAGTATTTGAAGGTGCCTTACATCAGCTTGTTTACGAACGGCACCCTTCCCCTGATGTGCGCCTTGCAGGCGCTAAGGATCACGGGTGAGGTGATCACCACCCCTTTCAGCTTTGTTGCAACCACCCATTCCTTGTGGTGGAATGGCATCAAGCCGGTGTTCGTGGATATCGACCCCGACACCTGTAACATTGATCCCGCTAAGGTAGAGGCCGCTATCACTCCTAGGACGACGGCCATCATGCCGGTCCATGTCTACGGCAAGCCTTGCGATACGGAACGTATCCAGGAGATAGCCGACAAGTATGGCTTGAAGGTGATATATGACGCCGCCCACGCCTTTGGCGTGGAGGTCGATGGCAGGTCCATATTGGAAGCCGGCGACATGTCCACCTTAAGCTTCCATGCCACTAAAGTTTATAACACGATAGAGGGGGGGGCCCTGGTCTGCCATGATGAGAAGGTCAAGCGGCGAATCGATTATCTGAAGAATTTCGGCTTTGCCGGGGAGACGACCATCGTCGCTCCCGGCATCAATGGCAAGATGGACGAAATACGTTCCGCCTACGGACTGTTAAATTTGAAGCGGGTCGACGGGGCGATTGCCGCCCGCCGGCGGGTCGCCATGAGGTATCGTGAGGCCTTAAGGAATGTTCCCGGCATCCGGGTCATGGAGGACATGCCGGGAGTCCGCCATAATTATTCGTACTTTCCCGTGTTTGTCGATGCGGAAAAATACGGGATGACCCGTGATGAGCTTTATTTTAAGCTCAAAGGCGAGAATGTTCTGGGCCGTCGTTACTTCTATCCGTTGATAAGTGAGTTTTCCACTTATCGCGGGCTGGATTCCGCAAGGATGGAAAACCTTCCCGTGGCGACGCGGGTCGCGGATAGTGTGGTATGTCTGCCGATGTACCATAGTCTGACTGAAGGGGAAATCGAAAAGGTACTGATTAATATAGCCCTTTAAAGATACTTAGAATGGAGAAAATCTTAATTTTGGGAGGGACTCATTTTCAAGTTCCGGTCATCCAATACTCCAAGGAGCAGGGTTATCGTGTGATAACGTGTGACTATCTACCCGATAACCCGGGACATTTGCTTTCCGACGAATATTACAACGTGAGTACGACCGACAAGGAAGCCGTCTTGGATTTGGCCCGAGGCCTGAAGGTTGACGGTGTCCTTGCCTTTGCTTCTGATCCTGCCGCTCCCACGGCCGCCTATGTCGCGGAGAAGCTAGGGCTTCCTGGCAATTCGTTCAATGATGTGAATTTATTCAGCGAGAAACATAAATGGCGTAACTTTCTCAAGGAAAACGGCTTTAAGACTCCCGTGTCCAAGGATTATTATTCATTGGATGAATTAATGTCTGACGAGTGGTGTTATCCTGTAATGGTGAAGCCCGTTGACTCTTCCGGCAGCAAAGGTGTCACTAAAGTGTCGGGCAGGGAAGCGTTGGCGGATGCGTTTAGCCATGCTTTGTCATATTCCCGTAGCAGGCATGTCATTGTTGAGGAATATATTGAAAGAGCCGGTCCTCAAATAGGGGGGGATGGCTTTTTCGGAACGGACCGTTTGGATTTTGTTTGTTTTGGCGATCAGGTTGTTGATGAAGGCATCAACCCATATGTTCCGTGCGGCATGAAGTTCCCTTCAATTATTCCAGAGTCAATTCAGAAAAAGATCAGCGATGAAATAGAGCGGGCCATACGTTTGTCCGGTTTGAAAAATCTATCATTCAACTTGGAGGTGATGCTGGATGAGAGGGGAGATGTTTTCTTGATGGAAATAGGTCCTCGAAACGGTGGGAATTGCATTCCTGAGGTTATTTATAATTATACGGGAGTCAATCTCCCGGCATTGGCCGTGGAGGCTTCTTTGGGACATCCATTTTCATTGTCGCCCCGGGACAACTCCCATTTTTATGCATACTATGCATTGCACAGCCGAAAGGACGGTATATATAGAGATTATGTTCTTCGAGACACTTTCCCGGGAATATTAAATGGCGAGTATGTCTTTTTGAAAGACGGTGACAATGTCGGTGCATTCATGGGGTCCAATCAGACTATCGGGATTTTATTGTTGGAATTTGAACTCAGGTCTGACATGGACCTTTTTTTCCAACATCCGGAGGAGTTTGTTTCAATAATCGTAGAGTGAATAATACCAGTGATGGAGATCGGGGGCTATTTTAATCTGGAACTTTCCAGCCGTGGCTCATTTTTGCATTGCGATGGGAATTGTCTGAATACGGGGGGGAATGCCCTGGAATATATATTGTCGTCCCTTCCCCGCATATCAAGGTTGTGGATTCCCTATTTCACCTGCGATGCCATAATGGAACCTATAACAAGATTAAAGGTGCCTCATTCCTTTTATTCCATTAATGAAGGACTGGAGATTGCAGGTGAGTTAACCATGCGTATGATTACTTTGCTTATTTGATAGTCCATTCTGGGCAAAGTGGTAGCTTAAGAGTATCAGTTTGGATCAAAAAATTGAAGAGTTAATCATTGTGCGTGATGATTATATATATCTAGGTATGAAAGTATGTTCTTTTAAAGGGGATATTCAGCAATGGCAGCATTACTGACACTTTTTCTTCTTTTAAAGAGATGAATGAAATAATAGAAAAAAACAGTATTGTAAAGTGAATTTATTAACAGGGGTTACTAACCAAAATTAATATAAAAATGAAGCGAATTGTACTATTTGGTGCTACGGGAACTGTTGGGACATATACTGCGATTGAATTGAAAAAGCAAGGATATGACATTGTAGCAGTAGGACGTAGAACATCTGATAACGGTTTTTTCAAAGTAAAAGGTATCGATTATTATCCAGTTGATATAACACGGCCAGACACATTTTCAGTGCTTCCTATGGATGACATTTATTGCGTTGTTCACTTTGCT encodes:
- a CDS encoding DegT/DnrJ/EryC1/StrS family aminotransferase: MDEKLITVTSPLLPSLDDFLPYLQDIWDRKWLTNNGHYHQELEKALCEYLKVPYISLFTNGTLPLMCALQALRITGEVITTPFSFVATTHSLWWNGIKPVFVDIDPDTCNIDPAKVEAAITPRTTAIMPVHVYGKPCDTERIQEIADKYGLKVIYDAAHAFGVEVDGRSILEAGDMSTLSFHATKVYNTIEGGALVCHDEKVKRRIDYLKNFGFAGETTIVAPGINGKMDEIRSAYGLLNLKRVDGAIAARRRVAMRYREALRNVPGIRVMEDMPGVRHNYSYFPVFVDAEKYGMTRDELYFKLKGENVLGRRYFYPLISEFSTYRGLDSARMENLPVATRVADSVVCLPMYHSLTEGEIEKVLINIAL
- a CDS encoding ATP-grasp domain-containing protein, which gives rise to MEKILILGGTHFQVPVIQYSKEQGYRVITCDYLPDNPGHLLSDEYYNVSTTDKEAVLDLARGLKVDGVLAFASDPAAPTAAYVAEKLGLPGNSFNDVNLFSEKHKWRNFLKENGFKTPVSKDYYSLDELMSDEWCYPVMVKPVDSSGSKGVTKVSGREALADAFSHALSYSRSRHVIVEEYIERAGPQIGGDGFFGTDRLDFVCFGDQVVDEGINPYVPCGMKFPSIIPESIQKKISDEIERAIRLSGLKNLSFNLEVMLDERGDVFLMEIGPRNGGNCIPEVIYNYTGVNLPALAVEASLGHPFSLSPRDNSHFYAYYALHSRKDGIYRDYVLRDTFPGILNGEYVFLKDGDNVGAFMGSNQTIGILLLEFELRSDMDLFFQHPEEFVSIIVE